One region of Chloroflexota bacterium genomic DNA includes:
- a CDS encoding ribose-phosphate pyrophosphokinase yields the protein MPDYPLRIFSGTANRALAEEIARILKQDSLGNCTTTHLPDSEIHVKLDELVRGDDVFLIQPCPEPVNDHLMELLLYLDAFRRASVHSVTVVVPYFPYARQERMAMGREAISARVVARMMQELGAGRVVYVDIHAEAIQGFFDIPVDPLSARKVLASHFRDDPRFENAVVVSPDVGRAKLAGRFAELLRLPLALMHKRRQGFDQVRTTHVVGDIKDKIPIVLDDVIAGGSVLTQLEGLLDAGARPEMYLAITHPVLLPSALEHLDRLDYIKQLVVTNTIHVPPNKRHAKVVVKSVAPLLAETIYRIWSRRSISPLLQRPQDERVPPLLRIAQESLEDHEMMERFEGENSLESMA from the coding sequence ATGCCCGACTATCCTCTTCGCATCTTCAGTGGGACGGCAAACCGAGCGCTTGCTGAGGAGATTGCACGGATTCTCAAGCAGGATTCGCTTGGCAATTGCACGACCACTCACCTGCCGGACAGCGAAATCCACGTCAAACTCGACGAACTGGTTCGTGGTGATGATGTGTTTCTGATCCAACCCTGCCCGGAGCCGGTTAACGATCATTTGATGGAGTTACTGCTCTATCTGGATGCGTTCCGCCGGGCTTCGGTCCACAGTGTGACCGTGGTCGTTCCCTACTTTCCTTACGCCAGGCAGGAACGCATGGCAATGGGCCGCGAGGCGATCAGCGCGCGTGTGGTGGCAAGAATGATGCAGGAACTTGGGGCAGGCCGGGTGGTGTATGTAGACATCCATGCCGAGGCGATCCAGGGTTTCTTTGACATCCCGGTGGATCCCCTGTCAGCTCGCAAAGTGCTGGCGTCCCATTTCCGCGATGATCCCAGGTTCGAGAATGCGGTTGTTGTATCGCCTGATGTTGGCCGTGCCAAGCTGGCCGGTCGTTTTGCTGAGTTGCTCCGCCTGCCCCTGGCCCTGATGCACAAGCGGCGGCAGGGATTCGATCAGGTGCGCACCACCCACGTGGTTGGCGATATCAAGGATAAGATTCCGATTGTCCTCGACGATGTGATTGCAGGCGGCAGTGTGCTGACCCAACTGGAAGGTTTGCTGGATGCCGGTGCCAGGCCGGAGATGTACCTGGCGATCACCCATCCGGTGCTTCTTCCCAGTGCCCTTGAGCATCTGGACCGGCTGGATTATATCAAGCAACTCGTTGTTACCAATACTATCCATGTGCCGCCGAATAAGCGCCATGCCAAGGTGGTAGTGAAGTCGGTCGCGCCACTGTTGGCCGAGACGATCTACCGGATCTGGTCACGGCGGTCCATTAGCCCTTTGCTCCAGCGACCCCAGGATGAGCGAGTTCCCCCGCTCTTGAGGATTGCTCAGGAGTCCCTTGAGGACCATGAGATGATGGAGCGGTTTGAAGGAGAAAACTCTCTTGAATCCATGGCTTGA
- the rdgB gene encoding RdgB/HAM1 family non-canonical purine NTP pyrophosphatase — protein sequence MPDTKLLIATHNQGKVREYRSLLADLQLEVTYLDAEGITLDVKETGETFEENAVMKAQVYAEASGLLTWADDSGLEVDALAGAPGVRSARYGAPAARSDKDRWQLLLKRMAPVPDDARAARFQCVVALATPQGAVRTTSGVCEGRIGRAPRGDHGFGYDPVFLVADTDFQLTMAELQPDHKNRISHRGHAAQAAKQVLVELIDSEKASSGW from the coding sequence ATGCCTGACACAAAGCTTTTGATCGCAACCCATAACCAGGGCAAGGTACGTGAGTATCGTTCACTGCTTGCCGATCTTCAACTGGAAGTCACCTACCTGGATGCCGAGGGAATCACGCTTGATGTCAAGGAAACCGGTGAGACCTTCGAGGAAAACGCAGTGATGAAGGCACAGGTGTACGCCGAAGCCAGCGGGCTGCTCACCTGGGCAGACGACTCAGGCCTGGAGGTCGACGCGCTGGCCGGCGCTCCGGGTGTTCGATCGGCGCGCTACGGAGCGCCGGCCGCCCGCAGTGACAAGGATCGCTGGCAACTGCTGTTGAAGCGAATGGCGCCTGTACCCGACGACGCCAGAGCCGCTCGTTTTCAGTGCGTGGTCGCGCTGGCGACTCCCCAGGGTGCTGTTCGCACCACCAGTGGCGTCTGCGAAGGACGTATCGGCCGCGCGCCAAGAGGGGACCATGGCTTCGGTTATGATCCGGTATTTCTGGTTGCCGATACCGATTTCCAGCTGACAATGGCGGAGCTACAGCCAGACCATAAAAACCGCATCAGCCACCGGGGGCACGCCGCGCAGGCAGCCAAACAGGTGTTGGTGGAGTTGATTGACAGTGAAAAGGCATCGTCCGGCTGGTAG
- the trxB gene encoding thioredoxin-disulfide reductase — protein MGDNNVEKVIIIGSGPAGYSAALYAARADLNPIVFTGNEIGGQVAITTEVENYPGFPDGLSGPELVERFQKQAEKFGARIEYDWVSEVDLSQHPFVVRTATDKEYRAETVIVSTGATHRRLGVPGEEEYTGLGVSYCGTCDGFFFRNKDIVVVGGGDSAMEEGLFLTKFADKVTVVHRRDELRAGKIMQNRAFNNPKMDWLWSHVVESVNATAGEEGMPSKVSSVTVKNLKTGELYDYPVEGVFIFIGHTPNSQIVEGKLAVDEAGYIITDKKYHTSVPGVFAAGEVQDSVFRQVVTSAGQGAGAAMQAERFLAELEDTSYDELAEQEKQSELVPA, from the coding sequence ATGGGCGATAACAATGTTGAGAAAGTCATTATCATAGGCAGTGGCCCGGCAGGGTATAGTGCTGCGTTGTATGCCGCGCGGGCGGACCTGAATCCGATCGTGTTTACCGGCAACGAGATCGGTGGACAGGTGGCCATCACCACGGAGGTTGAGAATTACCCCGGCTTTCCGGATGGCCTTTCTGGCCCCGAATTGGTGGAACGCTTTCAGAAGCAGGCGGAGAAGTTCGGCGCTCGCATTGAGTACGACTGGGTGAGCGAGGTCGATCTTTCCCAACACCCCTTTGTTGTTCGAACGGCAACCGATAAGGAGTATCGAGCTGAGACCGTGATCGTTTCCACCGGTGCTACGCACCGCCGCCTGGGTGTGCCTGGTGAAGAAGAGTACACCGGGTTGGGCGTCAGCTATTGTGGCACCTGTGATGGATTCTTCTTCCGGAATAAGGATATCGTCGTGGTTGGTGGTGGCGATAGCGCCATGGAAGAAGGCCTGTTCCTGACCAAGTTCGCCGACAAAGTGACGGTTGTTCACCGCCGGGACGAATTACGGGCCGGCAAGATCATGCAGAACCGGGCTTTCAATAACCCCAAGATGGATTGGCTGTGGAGCCATGTAGTGGAAAGTGTCAACGCCACTGCCGGTGAGGAGGGCATGCCGTCCAAGGTGTCATCGGTGACCGTCAAGAATCTGAAAACGGGCGAGTTGTACGATTATCCGGTCGAAGGGGTGTTCATCTTCATCGGTCACACACCCAATTCGCAGATCGTTGAGGGCAAGCTGGCAGTGGATGAAGCTGGCTATATCATCACCGACAAAAAATACCACACCAGCGTCCCGGGCGTGTTTGCTGCCGGCGAAGTCCAGGACAGTGTCTTCCGCCAGGTGGTGACCTCTGCAGGCCAAGGTGCCGGCGCAGCCATGCAAGCCGAGCGTTTCCTGGCTGAACTGGAGGATACCTCCTACGACGAGCTGGCCGAACAGGAGAAACAGTCAGAGCTTGTCCCGGCCTGA
- the prmA gene encoding 50S ribosomal protein L11 methyltransferase: MNWIEISVVCDGEAAEAVSELFNRYNKTQGGDDNQTVVEIGGFDSVGQLTDPRVTVKTYLPDDDSGWATCHEIERGVYFLGRIYPVQEPLVRKLLEADWATAWQKHYKPLRVGERLLILPAWQADPLPESDADQEPLLPIILDPGMAFGTGLHPSSRLCLAALERTLEPGDALLDVGCGSGILSIGAARLGASSILATDTDPIAVTATFENCRRNGVDHLVTARVGSLPDPLERVDGWPVIVVNILAGVIVGLLDAGLAQLLAENGKLILSGIIEDQSDTVVSALVHHGLSVCERQQEGDWMAFVAGRTACNPEAG, from the coding sequence TTGAACTGGATCGAAATCAGCGTGGTCTGTGACGGAGAGGCGGCCGAAGCGGTCAGTGAGCTCTTCAATCGTTACAATAAAACGCAAGGCGGCGATGACAACCAAACGGTCGTGGAAATCGGTGGATTCGACTCGGTCGGCCAACTGACCGATCCCCGGGTGACCGTCAAGACCTATCTGCCTGATGACGACAGCGGCTGGGCGACGTGTCACGAGATCGAGCGAGGTGTTTATTTTCTGGGCCGAATCTATCCTGTGCAGGAGCCGCTGGTACGGAAACTGCTGGAGGCGGATTGGGCGACTGCCTGGCAGAAGCACTACAAACCTCTGCGGGTCGGCGAGAGACTGCTGATCCTGCCCGCCTGGCAGGCCGACCCCTTGCCTGAGTCAGACGCTGATCAGGAGCCCTTGCTGCCCATCATTCTCGATCCGGGCATGGCCTTCGGCACGGGCCTGCACCCCAGCAGTCGGCTCTGTTTGGCGGCCCTTGAACGTACTCTTGAACCGGGCGACGCTCTGTTAGACGTAGGCTGTGGCTCGGGAATCCTGTCAATCGGCGCTGCCCGCCTGGGCGCGAGCAGCATCCTGGCGACGGACACTGACCCGATCGCCGTGACCGCCACTTTCGAAAACTGCCGGCGCAATGGCGTCGACCACCTGGTCACAGCGCGGGTTGGGTCGTTGCCCGATCCGCTGGAGCGGGTGGATGGATGGCCCGTGATTGTGGTGAACATCCTGGCTGGCGTGATTGTCGGGCTGTTGGACGCTGGCCTGGCGCAGTTGCTGGCTGAGAACGGAAAGCTGATTTTGAGCGGGATCATCGAAGACCAGTCGGATACGGTCGTTTCCGCTCTGGTACACCATGGGCTAAGCGTATGCGAGCGCCAGCAGGAGGGTGACTGGATGGCTTTTGTGGCAGGCAGAACAGCCTGTAACCCGGAGGCGGGATAA
- the dnaJ gene encoding molecular chaperone DnaJ — MSAKRDYYEVLGVPRSASADEIKRSFRRLARESHPDVNRDAGAEARFKEINEAYEVLSNTDKRAAYDRFGHAGTQGGFGGFGGGGFGDFGSIFEDLFAGMGMGGMGGRASQRGPRRGADLRLGISLTFEEAVFGCEKQVEITRAETCDRCFGSGAEPGTSPLRCPQCSGTGEIQRRQQSIFGTVLTSSTCPRCNGTGEVITTPCTECQGQKQAQKARTLSVNIPPGVDDGTQIRLAGEGNQGVSNGPPGNLYVVLTVEPHDIFKRRDNDILMELPINMAQAALGAEVEVPTLEGKETVSIPAGSQFGRTLRLKGKGVPNLRRKDRRGDQLIKLRVVVPTKLTSDQKKLLNKLGDSLGTEQLGDDRGFFDKLADAIGDALGT, encoded by the coding sequence ATGAGTGCAAAGAGAGACTATTATGAGGTGCTGGGCGTGCCCCGCAGTGCCAGTGCCGACGAAATTAAACGATCTTTTCGCCGATTGGCGCGCGAATCTCACCCGGACGTTAACAGAGACGCCGGCGCGGAGGCGCGCTTCAAGGAAATCAATGAAGCCTATGAGGTGTTGAGCAACACCGACAAACGGGCCGCCTACGACCGTTTCGGGCATGCAGGTACTCAAGGAGGTTTTGGAGGGTTTGGTGGCGGTGGATTTGGCGACTTCGGCTCCATTTTCGAGGATCTTTTTGCCGGGATGGGCATGGGAGGCATGGGTGGTCGTGCTTCTCAACGGGGCCCGCGGCGCGGCGCCGATTTGCGCCTCGGAATCAGCCTGACCTTCGAGGAAGCGGTGTTTGGCTGCGAAAAACAGGTTGAAATCACCCGGGCGGAGACGTGTGATCGATGCTTCGGAAGTGGGGCGGAACCGGGTACCAGTCCATTGCGCTGTCCGCAATGCAGCGGCACTGGTGAGATTCAGCGACGCCAACAGAGTATATTTGGCACGGTGTTGACTTCCAGTACCTGTCCCCGTTGCAATGGCACAGGAGAGGTCATTACGACGCCCTGCACTGAATGCCAGGGCCAAAAGCAGGCCCAGAAGGCCCGGACGTTATCGGTGAACATTCCACCAGGGGTTGACGATGGTACCCAAATAAGGCTGGCAGGCGAGGGAAACCAAGGGGTCAGCAACGGACCACCCGGGAATCTCTATGTAGTTTTGACCGTCGAACCACACGATATCTTCAAGAGACGAGATAACGACATATTGATGGAGTTACCTATCAATATGGCCCAGGCTGCCCTGGGTGCGGAGGTGGAAGTGCCGACGTTGGAGGGCAAGGAGACGGTTTCGATCCCGGCCGGGTCTCAGTTCGGACGCACTTTGCGTTTGAAGGGGAAAGGTGTGCCCAATCTGCGGCGCAAGGACCGTCGCGGCGATCAGCTCATAAAGCTGCGGGTCGTTGTTCCAACTAAACTGACTTCGGATCAGAAGAAGTTGCTCAACAAGCTGGGCGACTCCCTGGGAACGGAGCAACTGGGCGACGATCGCGGTTTCTTTGACAAACTTGCCGATGCCATTGGCGACGCGCTGGGGACTTGA
- the coaE gene encoding dephospho-CoA kinase (Dephospho-CoA kinase (CoaE) performs the final step in coenzyme A biosynthesis.), with product MTKAPLVIGLTGNIGTGKSTVAAMLADLGAFVIDADREAHLAMAPGQPAYHKVVEEFGQEMAPQGGPIDRQALGQIVFSDPGALQRLEAIMHPAVFERTQQLVAASPSPVVVIEAIKLLEAGMSVRLSDTIWVVTASRENQLRRLVTRRGLHEAEALQRIDAQAPQAEKIALADVVIENNGSFANVRAQVNQAWNNLLATAGPALRIDIEGPVENR from the coding sequence ATGACAAAAGCGCCTCTGGTGATTGGACTCACTGGCAACATCGGTACAGGCAAGAGCACTGTTGCCGCAATGCTTGCCGACCTGGGAGCGTTCGTGATCGACGCGGATCGCGAGGCCCATCTTGCCATGGCACCGGGACAGCCTGCCTATCACAAGGTCGTCGAGGAATTTGGCCAGGAGATGGCGCCCCAGGGTGGGCCCATCGACCGGCAGGCACTGGGCCAGATCGTTTTCTCTGATCCCGGCGCGTTGCAGCGACTGGAGGCGATCATGCATCCGGCCGTCTTTGAGCGAACGCAGCAGCTGGTTGCCGCGTCTCCGTCGCCTGTGGTCGTCATCGAGGCCATAAAGTTGCTCGAGGCCGGCATGAGTGTTCGGCTTAGCGACACGATTTGGGTTGTGACTGCTTCCAGGGAAAACCAACTCCGCCGCCTTGTAACAAGGCGCGGATTGCACGAGGCAGAGGCGCTGCAACGAATCGATGCCCAGGCACCGCAGGCCGAAAAGATCGCTCTGGCCGACGTGGTAATCGAAAACAACGGCAGTTTTGCCAATGTGCGCGCTCAGGTTAACCAGGCCTGGAACAACCTGCTGGCAACCGCTGGCCCGGCGCTGCGCATCGATATTGAGGGCCCGGTGGAGAACAGATGA
- a CDS encoding ABC-F family ATP-binding cassette domain-containing protein, with protein sequence MSVLTGRNLGRRFGPLDVFQGVDLRVEKGDRIGLVGPNGEGKTTLLRLLAGLDMPDEGQVHRIRGLTIGYLPQDPPLPGERTLWQDVSQEFDHLKRQADRLHGLEEQMADPETYLEALATYEPLQARFEAAGGYQWELRVRQVLTGLGFRPDEHHMPLAHLSGGQRTRGLLARLLLNQPDLLLMDEPTNHLDLSATEWLEGVLLQWQGSMVVVSHDRYFLDRVATRIWDLANQRMEIYRGNYSHYVRQRADRRERLSREWKQQQAHIAKEEDFIRRNIAGQKTRQAQGRRTRLERMVREGGLVERPRHERSIRIHMESRLRSANLVLRSQDLAVGYRHLDGQPPKREDVSGGFEYIGVQDPPAPADTLLFRSEDIELRRGERAALLGPNGAGKSTFLKTITGQLSPFSGKLRVGSSVRPGYLAQAHAGLRPDMTVLDAILEKAPRLKDGEARGLLGRFLFRGDDVFQTIDTLSGGQRSRVALARLTLEGANLLLLDEPTNHLDITSQEILEAVLNHFPGTVLLVTHDRYLVDAVATQVWMIQDGALRVYKGNYSDYLAAKAAEDEQLEEGADAQSARLTDSQLYRKQARETRRQRKAAESQVVEAKRLEDLIEALEERLQSLGAEIDRAGEKQDTARVQQLGLEYQAVDQRLQQLLEEWSGLGG encoded by the coding sequence ATGTCGGTGCTTACAGGCAGGAATTTGGGCAGACGCTTCGGCCCGCTGGATGTATTCCAGGGGGTCGATTTGCGCGTGGAGAAGGGGGATCGAATCGGCTTGGTTGGCCCCAACGGTGAAGGAAAGACAACCCTGTTGCGCCTCCTGGCCGGCCTCGATATGCCTGACGAGGGACAGGTCCACCGGATAAGAGGGCTGACCATCGGTTACTTGCCACAAGACCCTCCTCTGCCCGGCGAGCGAACTCTGTGGCAAGATGTGTCCCAGGAATTCGACCACCTGAAACGGCAGGCTGACCGGCTGCACGGGCTCGAGGAACAGATGGCTGATCCCGAGACCTACCTGGAAGCGTTGGCAACTTACGAGCCGCTCCAGGCACGTTTCGAGGCTGCCGGTGGCTATCAATGGGAATTGCGAGTGCGCCAGGTTTTGACCGGCTTGGGCTTTCGTCCGGACGAACACCACATGCCGTTGGCGCATCTGAGCGGTGGTCAACGGACCCGAGGGCTGCTGGCCAGGCTGCTCTTGAATCAACCCGATCTACTGCTGATGGATGAGCCGACAAACCACCTGGATCTGTCCGCAACAGAATGGCTGGAAGGGGTGCTTTTGCAGTGGCAGGGCAGCATGGTGGTTGTCTCCCATGATCGTTACTTCCTGGATCGGGTGGCCACCCGTATCTGGGACCTTGCCAACCAGCGCATGGAGATCTATCGAGGCAACTATAGCCACTATGTACGACAGCGCGCCGATCGACGGGAACGGCTGTCCAGGGAATGGAAGCAGCAGCAGGCCCACATTGCCAAAGAGGAAGACTTTATTCGCCGCAATATCGCGGGACAGAAGACGCGGCAGGCCCAGGGGCGCCGCACGCGCCTGGAGCGTATGGTTCGCGAGGGGGGATTGGTGGAACGCCCCCGGCATGAGCGATCGATTCGGATCCATATGGAGTCGCGGCTGCGCAGTGCCAATCTGGTGTTGCGTTCGCAGGACCTGGCCGTCGGCTATCGCCATCTCGACGGCCAGCCACCGAAACGCGAAGATGTCTCGGGTGGTTTTGAGTATATAGGCGTTCAAGATCCGCCGGCGCCGGCGGACACCCTTTTGTTTCGCAGTGAGGACATCGAACTGCGGCGGGGTGAGCGCGCAGCCTTGCTTGGTCCCAACGGCGCTGGCAAAAGCACCTTCCTGAAGACGATTACGGGGCAGTTGTCACCTTTTTCGGGCAAGCTTCGGGTTGGATCCAGCGTACGGCCCGGCTACCTGGCGCAGGCCCATGCCGGTCTGAGGCCGGATATGACGGTGCTGGATGCCATTCTGGAGAAAGCCCCGCGCCTGAAGGATGGTGAGGCCCGCGGCCTTCTGGGACGCTTTCTGTTTCGCGGCGACGATGTGTTCCAGACCATCGATACGTTGAGCGGCGGACAGCGCAGCCGGGTAGCGTTGGCTCGGCTTACGCTCGAGGGTGCCAATCTCCTGTTGCTGGATGAGCCAACCAATCACCTGGATATCACCTCTCAGGAAATCCTTGAAGCGGTGTTGAATCATTTTCCAGGCACCGTGCTTTTGGTAACCCACGACCGTTATTTGGTCGATGCTGTTGCCACGCAGGTGTGGATGATCCAGGATGGGGCACTGAGGGTCTACAAAGGCAATTATAGCGACTACCTGGCGGCAAAGGCGGCTGAAGATGAGCAACTGGAAGAAGGGGCTGACGCGCAAAGTGCCAGGCTCACCGACTCCCAGCTATATCGAAAACAGGCTCGCGAGACTCGGCGCCAGCGCAAGGCGGCTGAAAGCCAGGTGGTCGAAGCAAAACGGCTTGAAGATCTGATCGAGGCCCTGGAAGAGCGGCTGCAGTCCCTGGGTGCAGAGATTGATCGGGCAGGCGAGAAGCAAGACACAGCGCGTGTTCAACAGCTGGGCCTGGAGTATCAAGCGGTGGATCAACGCCTCCAGCAACTCCTGGAAGAGTGGAGTGGGCTTGGTGGTTAG
- a CDS encoding radical SAM protein, which produces MTTHAPSDDFPVRWQHDLANGHQIRVMVRPNAINLLIDEEHPSYTFDPLGRLHGAFQGGFNYRRSLDNRTLCKWRIRVDNRWIRQRRWLAEPESRALLNSARQWAILASEQSSKAPPAIQESLERIAGWSWDRLQENRQKFQQIYTPIGILPPDQYLALVVQATHGCTHNACTFCTFYQDIHFRTKTPEQFRQHVAAVMGFFGPAVAMRRSIFLGDANALVLPMGRLLALLQVLEESLKVEGRASLPIFAFMDAFNVHRKSRADWQELKARGLRRVTIGVESGHDPLLRWLNKPGSAAQMLDAVTMLKSAGLQASVILMLGVGGTRYADAHVKETLALLNAMPLAEQDLIYLSDFVEMPGSAYGDLARQVGIVPATYEELRRQEEAIKSGFLPRWSDRAPRFARYSVQEFIY; this is translated from the coding sequence ATGACGACTCATGCGCCAAGCGATGATTTCCCCGTCCGCTGGCAGCATGATCTGGCCAACGGCCACCAGATTCGTGTCATGGTCCGCCCCAACGCCATCAATCTTCTGATCGACGAGGAACATCCCTCCTACACCTTTGACCCCCTGGGACGATTGCATGGCGCCTTTCAGGGTGGGTTCAACTATCGCCGCAGCCTGGACAATCGCACCCTGTGCAAGTGGCGCATACGAGTGGATAACCGCTGGATCCGGCAGCGACGATGGCTGGCGGAGCCGGAGAGTCGCGCACTGCTGAATTCCGCCCGCCAATGGGCCATACTGGCATCAGAGCAGTCTTCGAAGGCACCACCGGCAATCCAGGAGTCGCTGGAAAGGATTGCCGGCTGGAGTTGGGATCGCCTGCAGGAAAATCGGCAGAAATTTCAGCAGATATACACACCGATCGGCATCCTGCCACCTGACCAGTACCTGGCTCTCGTGGTTCAGGCAACCCATGGATGCACCCATAATGCCTGCACCTTCTGCACCTTCTATCAGGACATCCATTTCCGCACAAAGACGCCAGAGCAGTTTCGCCAACATGTCGCGGCGGTGATGGGCTTTTTCGGGCCTGCTGTGGCCATGCGACGGTCCATCTTCCTGGGCGACGCCAATGCGCTGGTACTGCCCATGGGCCGTCTGCTGGCTCTGTTGCAGGTCCTGGAGGAATCGCTCAAGGTTGAAGGCAGGGCGTCCCTCCCCATCTTCGCCTTCATGGATGCCTTCAACGTGCACCGAAAATCAAGGGCTGATTGGCAGGAATTGAAGGCGCGTGGACTCCGGCGGGTGACCATCGGCGTGGAAAGCGGCCATGATCCCCTGCTGCGCTGGCTGAACAAACCTGGCAGCGCAGCACAGATGCTGGATGCGGTGACCATGCTCAAGTCGGCAGGGCTGCAAGCCAGTGTCATCCTGATGCTCGGGGTTGGCGGTACCCGCTATGCTGATGCGCATGTGAAAGAGACGCTGGCCCTTCTCAATGCCATGCCACTGGCAGAACAAGACCTGATATACCTCTCCGATTTCGTGGAGATGCCAGGCTCCGCCTACGGTGATCTGGCTCGCCAGGTTGGCATTGTTCCGGCGACCTATGAAGAGCTACGCCGGCAGGAAGAGGCAATCAAATCGGGCTTCCTGCCAAGATGGTCCGACAGGGCGCCGCGCTTCGCACGGTACAGCGTTCAGGAATTCATTTATTGA